One region of Flavobacterium pisciphilum genomic DNA includes:
- a CDS encoding DUF4280 domain-containing protein: MAKPDNTLKRKQREEKEDAEDGLKFVIDGAKLKCDLCTVPEGDLKVNYDTPSTQDKRTATIVEKDKKSVIFKGNCKKSPQSASPCASVMKLADWKDVGTVYFQDKFPLLLKSTIKCEYGGVPIKITDSAQRNVIEKIDTIGAPVLSPILDFDIKFTLDKTEKTVVPFGILDFKDKIENPFFRFKYKLEKSNIDDLHFEIIDESGDQLYAYNYLKPVIIQNKSKKTNKVSNIPMISAIKPIGSPDLEPNDYTVMGSYILSWDGFDNDEIYDSTRFNSKNLKAKITARKDGIVKSIVVDFSTKYSQIEWTDVKIDKKTKRIDVTLRVDLKDGGDEGFEKEKYRSEFDDPRIPMFRERYVWEKIPKSVLTKIGKPIIKQRTRSFKELEQLALKGLEEHWSRNHERTIGNNVSINSEQYEVFIKALNTINKSMDDIDLKYSTNLYWGRSNNSGDASTIKSVIANILEYIPYVPLNETIYYNAGYQDYNLKIQTELLRNDADWRYIDETFFYYGNNKNTPIEDKEFSFTSAHELGHSILKAIAEKSGGSTDHSYQHKGSSDYSDVLPISKGGKKYPKIGEIDLMKYYNNDPHRYDYDRVVATEDDVLGLIWLTKIEIK, translated from the coding sequence ATGGCAAAACCAGATAATACTTTAAAACGAAAACAACGTGAAGAAAAAGAAGATGCTGAGGATGGATTAAAATTTGTCATTGATGGAGCCAAACTTAAATGTGACTTATGTACCGTTCCGGAAGGTGATTTAAAAGTAAATTATGATACTCCAAGTACACAAGACAAGCGAACAGCAACAATCGTTGAGAAAGATAAAAAGAGTGTAATCTTTAAAGGCAATTGCAAAAAAAGCCCTCAGAGTGCCAGTCCTTGTGCCTCAGTAATGAAACTTGCCGACTGGAAAGATGTGGGAACCGTATATTTTCAGGACAAATTTCCATTACTCCTAAAAAGTACCATAAAATGCGAATATGGAGGTGTTCCTATTAAAATTACAGATTCAGCACAACGTAACGTAATCGAAAAAATTGATACTATTGGGGCTCCAGTGCTGAGTCCTATACTAGATTTTGATATCAAGTTTACCTTAGACAAAACTGAAAAAACAGTAGTCCCTTTTGGAATATTAGATTTTAAAGATAAAATAGAGAATCCATTCTTTAGATTTAAATATAAACTTGAAAAATCAAACATAGATGATCTTCATTTTGAGATAATTGACGAAAGTGGAGACCAACTATATGCATATAATTACCTGAAACCTGTAATTATTCAGAATAAAAGTAAAAAGACTAATAAGGTTTCAAATATCCCAATGATATCAGCAATAAAACCAATAGGTAGCCCTGATCTTGAGCCTAATGATTATACGGTTATGGGAAGTTATATTTTAAGTTGGGATGGCTTTGATAATGATGAAATTTATGATAGTACTCGATTTAATAGCAAAAATCTAAAAGCCAAAATTACAGCGAGAAAAGATGGCATCGTAAAAAGTATTGTTGTAGATTTCTCTACAAAATACAGTCAAATAGAATGGACAGATGTTAAGATTGACAAAAAAACCAAACGTATTGATGTGACTTTGAGGGTAGATTTAAAGGATGGTGGTGATGAAGGATTTGAAAAAGAAAAGTATAGAAGCGAATTTGATGATCCAAGAATTCCCATGTTTAGAGAAAGATACGTCTGGGAAAAAATACCAAAATCTGTTTTAACAAAAATTGGAAAGCCTATTATCAAACAGAGAACTCGATCATTTAAAGAATTAGAACAATTAGCTCTGAAAGGATTAGAAGAACATTGGTCTAGAAATCACGAAAGAACTATTGGAAATAATGTTTCTATAAATTCAGAACAATATGAAGTTTTTATTAAGGCATTAAATACTATTAATAAATCAATGGATGATATTGACTTGAAATATAGTACAAATCTTTATTGGGGGAGATCTAATAATTCGGGAGATGCAAGTACAATAAAATCAGTGATTGCAAATATTTTAGAATATATACCTTATGTCCCTTTAAATGAAACCATATACTACAACGCTGGTTATCAAGATTATAATTTAAAAATTCAAACTGAATTATTAAGAAATGATGCGGATTGGCGATATATTGATGAAACTTTTTTTTATTATGGTAACAATAAAAACACTCCGATAGAAGATAAAGAATTTTCATTTACTTCAGCACATGAATTGGGACACTCAATACTTAAGGCAATTGCTGAAAAATCTGGAGGAAGTACCGATCATTCATATCAACATAAAGGAAGTTCGGATTATTCGGATGTATTACCTATCTCAAAAGGAGGCAAAAAATATCCTAAAATAGGAGAAATTGATTTAATGAAATATTATAACAATGACCCGCATAGATATGATTATGACAGAGTTGTTGCTACAGAAGACGATGTTTTGGGACTTATTTGGTTAACGAAAATTGAAATAAAATGA
- a CDS encoding sodium:solute symporter — protein sequence MQLFDWIVLIVTLLFIVGYGSWKTKGSKNVEDFILGNNETPWYTVGLSVMATQASAITFLSTPGQAYHDGMGFVQFYFGLPIAMIVICVTFIPLYHKFKVFTAYEFLEKRFDLKTRSLAAILFLVQRGLGTGLTIYAPAIILSALLGWNLTLMNIMIGLLVIIYTFSGGTKAVNVTQKQQMFVIMSGMFITFFLILHYLPNDMTFTNAMHIAGANDKMNIVDFSFNPEEKYTFWSGITGGFFLALAYFGTDQSQVGRYLSGRSVKESQMGLIMNGLLKVPMQFFILLTGIMVFVFFQFNPVPLNFNPNNKAVIEKSTYKDEYQTLEKKLNVLSEDKKVINLLYIDQLNQDYDNPILRKELVTLSNKERDLRERAKEIILKADSNSETNDKDYVFFHFILNYLPKGLIGLLLAVILSAAMSSTASGLNALASTTAIDIYKRNLKTEKSDKHYLYATKFFTLFWGIIAILFACIGTLFENLIQLVNIIGSIFYGTVLGIFLVGFYIRRVQSKAVFYSALISQITIFIIFYYTIWIYPSGQEKLGYLWLNFIGAMLTIFLSLLMQLTIFRKQKEIIAEH from the coding sequence ATGCAACTATTTGATTGGATTGTACTCATAGTTACACTTTTATTTATTGTTGGTTACGGCTCATGGAAAACCAAAGGAAGTAAGAATGTCGAAGACTTTATTTTGGGCAATAATGAAACTCCTTGGTACACCGTTGGGCTTTCTGTAATGGCTACACAAGCAAGTGCCATTACATTTTTATCAACTCCGGGGCAGGCATATCATGATGGAATGGGTTTTGTCCAGTTCTATTTTGGATTACCAATTGCTATGATTGTTATTTGCGTTACTTTCATACCACTATATCACAAATTCAAAGTATTTACGGCCTACGAATTCCTAGAGAAACGATTTGATTTAAAAACACGTTCGCTTGCAGCAATACTATTCTTGGTTCAGCGAGGCCTAGGAACAGGGTTAACTATCTATGCTCCTGCAATTATATTGTCAGCATTACTTGGGTGGAATCTTACTCTAATGAATATTATGATAGGATTACTCGTAATTATCTATACTTTCTCAGGAGGAACAAAAGCTGTAAATGTCACGCAAAAACAGCAAATGTTTGTCATCATGTCTGGAATGTTTATCACCTTTTTCTTGATATTACATTACCTACCCAACGATATGACCTTTACCAATGCCATGCATATTGCTGGAGCAAATGATAAAATGAATATCGTAGATTTCTCATTTAATCCAGAAGAAAAATATACCTTTTGGAGCGGAATAACTGGTGGATTCTTTCTTGCACTAGCCTATTTTGGTACCGACCAATCACAAGTAGGTCGTTATCTATCTGGTAGATCAGTTAAGGAAAGCCAAATGGGATTAATCATGAACGGACTTTTAAAAGTTCCGATGCAATTCTTTATTCTACTTACCGGAATAATGGTTTTTGTATTCTTTCAGTTCAACCCAGTTCCTTTAAATTTTAATCCGAACAACAAAGCTGTAATCGAAAAATCGACGTATAAAGATGAATACCAAACTTTAGAGAAAAAACTCAATGTGCTTTCTGAAGACAAAAAAGTAATCAACTTGTTATATATCGATCAATTAAATCAAGATTATGACAATCCAATTCTGCGAAAAGAATTAGTAACACTATCCAATAAAGAAAGGGATTTACGTGAGCGAGCCAAAGAAATCATCCTGAAAGCCGACAGTAATAGCGAAACAAATGATAAAGATTATGTATTCTTTCATTTCATTTTGAACTATTTACCAAAAGGGTTAATTGGTCTATTATTAGCCGTAATCCTTTCAGCAGCCATGTCCTCTACTGCATCTGGGCTTAATGCATTGGCATCAACAACAGCGATTGATATATATAAGCGTAATCTTAAAACCGAAAAATCAGATAAACATTATCTTTATGCAACCAAATTTTTCACTTTATTCTGGGGAATAATTGCTATCCTTTTTGCTTGCATAGGAACATTATTTGAGAATTTAATCCAGCTCGTAAACATCATCGGATCCATATTTTACGGAACTGTTTTAGGAATATTTCTGGTTGGTTTTTACATCAGACGCGTCCAGTCCAAAGCCGTATTTTATAGTGCGCTTATTAGTCAGATTACCATTTTTATAATTTTTTATTATACTATATGGATCTACCCAAGCGGGCAAGAAAAACTGGGGTATCTATGGCTTAACTTTATTGGTGCCATGTTAACCATATTCTTATCCTTATTAATGCAACTCACTATATTTAGAAAACAAAAAGAAATAATAGCTGAACATTAA
- a CDS encoding PIG-L family deacetylase, protein MHELRLKIILLFLISFQAIFAQKPQKPNSVEIYNQIKKVNFLGSVLYIAAHPDDENTRLISYLSNEVNARTGYLSLTRGDGGQNLIGPQLRELLGVIRTQELIEARKIDGGEQFFSRANDFGYSKTPDETLTIWDKEKVLADIIWTVRKFQPDVIINRFDHRTPGTTHGHHTASAMLSVESFNLTNNPNIYPEQLKYTTPWQPKRQFFNTSWWFYGSQDKFEAANKSKFTTLETGVYYAGIGKSNQEIAALSRSRHQSQGFGSTGSRGQDTEYLELINGDTPKAPTNIFDGIDTTWNRIKGGKPIGELINTILVHYNFNNPSASIPNLVKAYTMIQALDENHWKAIKSEEIKKIIAASSGLYLEAVAQQQETIQGGTVNLKLEAINRSSVPMQLIDVTTLPDQRNTPQHIDLVNNKNQKFNLKIELPTTIPYTQPYWLAEKATTGMYTVSNQENIGIPDIIRNVKVIFNIKINNVEIPFERTVVYKYNDDVKGEMYDFLDIVPEVTTTILEKVLLFKDTQTKTVAVKIKAGKDTANGNLQLELPKSWMISPKQIPFSLAKKGMEQTVYFEVTPPVNPENATLKSVAIMDNKRYDKDQTIIDYSHIAKQQVLSTSEAKSIRLDLKTTGDSIAYIMGAGDEVPNSLAQMGYKVTILKPEEITPTRLDDFDVVITGVRAYNTIQALANKQVVLFDFVKNGKTMIVQYNTAGDVVTDSIAPYPLKISAERVTEENAEVTFLAPNHPVLSTPNKITSKDFEGWKQEQGLYYPNEYDKAFTPILSSHDKGESAKKGALLVAPYGKGYYIYTGLSFFRELPEGVPGAYRLFSNIISLKQPVQVPNKKIKN, encoded by the coding sequence ATGCACGAACTTCGTTTAAAAATTATTCTTTTATTTCTTATTAGCTTCCAAGCTATTTTTGCACAAAAACCACAAAAACCTAATTCGGTTGAGATTTACAATCAGATAAAAAAAGTAAATTTCTTAGGCTCGGTACTTTACATAGCTGCACATCCTGATGATGAAAATACGAGACTAATTTCTTATTTATCTAATGAAGTTAATGCGAGAACAGGATATTTATCTTTAACTAGAGGCGATGGAGGTCAAAATTTAATAGGCCCACAACTAAGAGAATTATTAGGAGTAATTAGAACACAAGAACTTATTGAAGCTAGAAAAATTGATGGTGGTGAACAGTTCTTCTCACGCGCCAATGATTTTGGATACTCCAAAACTCCAGATGAAACATTGACAATTTGGGATAAAGAAAAAGTTCTTGCAGATATAATATGGACAGTTCGCAAATTTCAGCCTGATGTAATCATCAATCGTTTTGATCATCGCACTCCTGGCACAACTCACGGGCATCATACCGCATCGGCGATGTTGAGTGTGGAGAGCTTTAATTTAACTAACAATCCTAATATATATCCGGAACAATTAAAATACACAACTCCTTGGCAACCTAAACGTCAATTTTTTAATACTTCATGGTGGTTTTATGGTAGTCAAGATAAATTTGAAGCAGCCAATAAATCAAAATTCACAACATTAGAAACTGGTGTTTATTATGCTGGAATAGGAAAATCTAATCAAGAAATTGCAGCCTTAAGCCGCAGTCGCCACCAATCACAAGGATTCGGAAGTACTGGAAGTCGTGGTCAGGATACTGAATATTTAGAACTTATTAATGGTGATACTCCAAAAGCCCCAACTAACATTTTTGATGGAATTGATACCACTTGGAACCGTATTAAGGGCGGAAAACCTATTGGAGAATTAATTAATACAATCTTAGTACATTACAATTTTAATAATCCTTCAGCAAGCATTCCTAATTTGGTAAAAGCATATACAATGATTCAAGCATTAGACGAAAATCATTGGAAAGCCATAAAATCAGAAGAAATAAAAAAAATCATAGCAGCCAGCTCTGGTTTATATCTAGAAGCAGTTGCACAACAGCAAGAAACAATACAGGGAGGTACTGTAAACCTTAAGCTAGAAGCTATTAATCGCAGCTCTGTTCCTATGCAATTAATAGATGTAACCACTTTACCAGATCAAAGAAACACACCTCAGCATATTGATTTAGTCAATAATAAAAATCAAAAATTCAACTTAAAAATCGAATTACCAACTACAATTCCCTACACACAACCGTATTGGTTGGCCGAGAAAGCTACTACAGGAATGTATACTGTTTCTAATCAGGAAAACATTGGGATTCCAGATATTATTCGTAATGTAAAAGTCATTTTTAATATCAAGATAAACAATGTTGAGATTCCGTTTGAGCGCACTGTAGTCTATAAATACAATGATGATGTAAAAGGAGAAATGTATGATTTTCTAGACATTGTTCCTGAGGTAACTACTACAATCCTTGAAAAGGTATTGTTGTTTAAAGATACTCAAACCAAAACTGTCGCTGTAAAAATTAAAGCAGGAAAAGATACTGCAAATGGAAATCTACAATTAGAATTACCAAAAAGCTGGATGATATCTCCAAAACAAATTCCTTTTAGCTTAGCTAAAAAGGGGATGGAACAAACGGTTTATTTTGAAGTTACACCTCCTGTGAACCCTGAAAATGCCACACTAAAAAGCGTTGCAATCATGGACAATAAACGCTATGATAAAGACCAAACAATTATAGATTATAGCCATATCGCCAAACAACAAGTTTTATCTACGTCTGAAGCCAAATCCATACGATTAGACTTAAAGACAACAGGAGATTCAATCGCCTATATTATGGGGGCTGGTGACGAAGTACCAAACAGTCTAGCACAAATGGGTTATAAGGTTACTATCTTAAAGCCTGAAGAAATTACTCCAACCCGACTTGATGATTTTGATGTGGTAATTACTGGAGTACGTGCCTACAATACTATTCAGGCACTAGCCAATAAGCAAGTTGTACTTTTTGATTTTGTCAAAAACGGAAAAACAATGATTGTCCAATACAATACAGCTGGCGATGTTGTAACAGATAGTATTGCACCATATCCTCTAAAAATCTCAGCAGAAAGAGTAACCGAGGAGAATGCTGAAGTTACATTTTTAGCACCAAATCACCCCGTTTTAAGCACTCCTAATAAAATCACATCTAAAGATTTTGAAGGTTGGAAACAAGAACAAGGATTATATTATCCTAACGAATACGATAAAGCCTTCACTCCTATCCTATCCTCCCATGACAAAGGAGAATCGGCTAAAAAAGGCGCTTTGTTAGTCGCTCCTTACGGAAAAGGATATTACATTTACACTGGTTTAAGCTTTTTTAGAGAATTACCTGAAGGGGTTCCTGGTGCCTATAGATTATTCTCGAATATAATCTCTTTAAAGCAACCAGTACAAGTCCCAAATAAAAAAATTAAGAATTAA
- a CDS encoding POTRA domain-containing protein, with the protein MIIKLFQYKTYLLLIMVCFCYTSSFSQVKETKTDSTEMYSKIKSYTKKHKFTNFFHRFVFRSTRPRNNDEQIKKVDTTNYNGKIIRKINIIVLDPFGYSESDSTITPRNWGERTGNRLHLKTKKFAIRNLLLFKKNSTYDAYKIQESERIIRSQKYINTVSIRGQLPSVESDSVDVTIRVLDSWSYIPKFSISSSQVGVGIKDKNFFGTGQQLEYKFINRISDGKNANNFTYTVPNIRNSFVNATAKYNNDLDNNYNKSIAFERPFYSPLAKWAGGVYFGQNFRKDSLQGPDLKYSLQNFKSNTQDIWLGKAFPIFKEKERKTNLILSGRLLNINYTETPTPEYDPVSFYSDEKLLLTGIGINTREFVKDNYIFRNGATEDVATGRIFGITAGYQYKNTFWRSYIGAQASFGDYHKWGYLSADFEFGTFFHQSKTYQSAFVFEANYFTNLMKIGNWKLRQFVKPALIIGANRENSIGDKLNINGDNGLQGFNSAIYGTSKMVLSLQTQTYAPHAIGGFRVNPFFNYTAAVLGGPGDAMMRNKVYSKVTLGLLISNDYLVFSSFQLSISYYPSIPFEGDRIFKTNTFETTDFGLQTFELAKPRLVDYRNK; encoded by the coding sequence TTGATAATAAAACTATTTCAATATAAAACATATCTATTACTTATCATGGTATGCTTTTGCTATACAAGTTCTTTTTCGCAAGTAAAAGAAACTAAAACGGATAGTACTGAAATGTATTCTAAGATTAAGTCATATACTAAAAAACACAAATTCACCAATTTCTTTCATCGTTTTGTTTTTAGATCTACTCGCCCAAGAAATAATGACGAGCAAATTAAAAAAGTAGATACAACAAACTATAATGGGAAAATTATACGTAAAATTAATATTATAGTCCTAGATCCTTTTGGATACTCAGAAAGCGATTCGACCATTACACCACGAAATTGGGGAGAAAGAACTGGAAATAGGCTACACCTGAAAACAAAAAAATTCGCAATACGTAATTTGTTATTATTCAAGAAAAACTCAACATACGATGCTTACAAAATACAAGAATCTGAGCGTATCATCCGATCTCAAAAATATATCAATACAGTAAGCATTAGAGGACAACTGCCAAGTGTAGAATCTGATTCGGTAGATGTTACTATTCGTGTTCTTGATTCTTGGAGTTATATCCCTAAGTTTTCAATTTCGAGTAGTCAGGTTGGTGTGGGAATAAAAGATAAAAACTTTTTTGGAACAGGTCAGCAATTAGAATACAAATTCATCAACCGTATTAGCGATGGAAAAAACGCAAATAATTTCACCTATACAGTTCCAAATATTAGAAATTCCTTTGTTAATGCAACAGCTAAGTATAACAACGATTTAGATAACAATTACAATAAAAGCATTGCTTTTGAACGTCCTTTCTACTCTCCTTTAGCTAAATGGGCTGGCGGAGTATACTTTGGTCAAAATTTTAGAAAAGATAGCTTACAAGGACCTGATTTAAAATATAGTCTTCAAAATTTTAAATCCAACACTCAAGATATATGGTTGGGGAAAGCATTTCCTATTTTCAAAGAAAAAGAAAGAAAAACTAATCTAATTCTATCAGGTCGTCTCTTGAACATAAACTATACGGAAACTCCTACTCCTGAATACGATCCAGTTAGTTTTTATTCGGATGAAAAGTTATTGCTTACTGGAATCGGAATCAATACCCGAGAATTTGTTAAAGACAACTATATATTTAGAAATGGAGCTACCGAAGATGTCGCAACAGGTCGAATATTTGGAATAACTGCCGGTTATCAATATAAAAATACGTTCTGGCGATCTTATATAGGTGCCCAAGCCTCTTTTGGAGATTATCACAAATGGGGATATTTAAGTGCCGATTTTGAGTTTGGAACTTTCTTTCATCAATCCAAAACATACCAAAGCGCTTTTGTATTTGAAGCCAATTATTTTACGAATCTAATGAAAATAGGAAACTGGAAATTAAGACAGTTCGTAAAACCAGCACTAATCATTGGTGCTAATCGAGAAAATTCTATTGGAGATAAACTCAATATAAACGGAGATAATGGCTTACAAGGCTTCAACAGTGCAATATATGGTACTAGCAAAATGGTATTGTCATTGCAAACACAGACTTATGCTCCACATGCTATAGGGGGATTTCGTGTAAATCCATTTTTTAATTATACAGCTGCTGTATTAGGAGGTCCTGGCGATGCAATGATGAGAAACAAAGTTTATTCTAAAGTAACTTTAGGTCTTTTAATAAGCAATGACTATTTAGTTTTTAGCTCATTTCAGCTTTCTATTTCTTATTATCCATCAATTCCTTTTGAAGGAGATCGTATTTTTAAAACAAATACATTTGAAACTACTGATTTTGGATTACAAACCTTCGAATTAGCCAAGCCTCGATTAGTCGATTATAGAAACAAGTAG
- a CDS encoding AI-2E family transporter — MESIKLPFYVKLTCVLISLICIGFIFFVGKDIITTILLAFIFSVLLLPLFTFLNIKLRFPHFIASIVTVLIFVLIIIGILTFISFQISDIANDFSVIKKNAITVFNDFQNFIKANFNISTGEQKKYLENVTSDSVKNGGEKISTALGSLSDVLLDCTIIPIFIFLFLLYKKHFILFLAKLFKKEDHNKLKEILAQIKVSINNYIVGLIIEMLVVTVLTSLGLYIIGVKYFILLGLITGILNMIPYIGIFIAGVLTVLASLTGEPGISIILGILIVNIIVQLIDNNILVPLIINTKVEINALFSIVGIIIGGGVAGISGMFLAIPLMAILKIIFDRIESLEPWGYLIGNDLPKKFNWKIKKTKLKE; from the coding sequence ATGGAATCAATTAAATTGCCTTTTTACGTAAAACTAACCTGTGTTTTAATAAGTCTAATTTGTATTGGTTTTATATTTTTTGTTGGTAAAGATATTATAACAACAATATTGTTAGCTTTCATCTTTTCAGTGTTGCTACTGCCTTTATTTACATTTTTAAACATAAAGTTACGCTTTCCTCATTTTATAGCCTCTATAGTTACCGTCCTTATTTTTGTATTGATCATAATAGGAATACTAACTTTTATATCCTTTCAAATTAGTGATATAGCCAACGACTTTTCTGTAATAAAGAAAAATGCAATCACCGTTTTTAATGATTTTCAAAACTTCATTAAAGCAAATTTTAATATTAGTACAGGCGAACAAAAAAAATATCTTGAGAATGTTACTTCTGATTCTGTAAAAAATGGTGGTGAAAAAATAAGTACTGCATTAGGATCACTTTCAGATGTGCTTTTAGATTGCACCATAATCCCTATTTTTATCTTTTTGTTCTTATTATATAAAAAACATTTCATTCTATTTTTGGCAAAATTATTCAAGAAAGAAGATCACAATAAATTAAAAGAAATTCTAGCCCAAATAAAAGTATCCATAAACAATTACATTGTTGGGCTTATTATAGAAATGCTTGTTGTTACTGTATTAACCAGCTTAGGACTTTACATCATTGGTGTAAAATATTTTATTCTATTAGGACTCATTACAGGAATATTAAATATGATTCCATACATAGGGATTTTTATAGCTGGTGTATTAACCGTTTTAGCATCATTAACAGGAGAACCAGGAATATCAATTATTTTAGGAATCCTTATCGTAAATATAATTGTTCAGCTAATAGATAATAATATCCTCGTACCTTTAATTATAAACACTAAAGTAGAAATAAATGCACTCTTCTCTATAGTCGGAATTATTATAGGAGGCGGAGTTGCAGGCATATCCGGAATGTTTTTAGCAATACCATTAATGGCTATTCTTAAAATAATTTTTGACCGAATTGAATCTCTTGAACCTTGGGGGTATTTGATAGGAAATGATTTGCCGAAAAAATTCAACTGGAAAATAAAAAAAACAAAATTAAAAGAATAG
- a CDS encoding mechanosensitive ion channel domain-containing protein has product MTLFTDYAKEILATGILIAVTISTRVIVTQIVRKYARKEHFLEHRTNLTIKYIHLLTNILFIIGLFVVWGVKTEDIFLTVSSIATVIGVAMFAQWSILSNITSGIILFFSFPFKIGDSIKIHDKDFPIEAEIEDINAFHVSLKTKEGEKIIYPNNLLLQKGISIIPAQFEDKEFFD; this is encoded by the coding sequence ATGACTCTATTCACTGATTATGCCAAAGAAATACTTGCAACAGGAATTCTTATTGCTGTAACGATTTCTACAAGAGTCATTGTTACTCAAATCGTTCGAAAATATGCTAGAAAAGAGCATTTTCTAGAACATAGAACCAATTTAACAATCAAGTATATCCATTTACTAACCAATATCTTATTTATAATAGGATTGTTTGTCGTTTGGGGAGTCAAAACGGAAGATATTTTTCTAACTGTATCTTCTATAGCAACAGTTATTGGTGTAGCAATGTTTGCACAATGGTCTATCTTAAGCAACATTACCTCTGGAATTATTTTGTTTTTCTCTTTTCCGTTTAAAATTGGGGATTCTATAAAAATTCATGATAAAGACTTTCCAATCGAGGCCGAAATTGAAGATATAAATGCTTTTCACGTAAGTTTAAAAACAAAAGAAGGAGAGAAAATAATTTATCCTAATAATTTACTTTTGCAAAAGGGAATCTCGATTATACCAGCACAATTTGAAGACAAAGAGTTTTTTGACTAA
- a CDS encoding Maf-like protein, translating into MLKQKLEKYTLILASGSPRRQQFFKDLDLDFEIRLKDVEEIYPPELQGREITDYLSELKAAAFEGNLKPNEILITSDTIVWHNDKALGKPKDEEDAFNILKSLSNTTHDVITSVCFKSSEKSVIISETTKVTFNVLSDEAIMYYLKNYKPYDKAGAYGIQEWIGFVGVAKVEGSYTNVMGLPTHKVYEYLSTLD; encoded by the coding sequence ATGCTTAAGCAAAAACTAGAAAAATATACTTTAATACTGGCTTCAGGTTCTCCAAGACGTCAGCAATTTTTTAAAGACTTAGATTTGGATTTCGAAATCCGACTAAAAGATGTCGAAGAAATATATCCACCAGAATTACAAGGAAGAGAAATAACTGATTATTTGTCTGAACTAAAAGCTGCTGCCTTTGAGGGAAATTTAAAACCAAACGAAATTCTAATTACAAGCGATACAATTGTTTGGCATAATGATAAAGCTTTGGGAAAACCAAAAGATGAAGAAGATGCATTTAATATACTAAAATCACTATCGAATACAACTCATGACGTAATCACTTCTGTGTGTTTTAAAAGCAGTGAAAAATCGGTAATTATAAGCGAAACGACAAAAGTCACCTTTAATGTATTGAGTGATGAAGCCATTATGTATTATCTTAAAAATTACAAACCATACGATAAGGCTGGTGCATATGGCATTCAGGAATGGATTGGTTTTGTAGGAGTTGCAAAAGTAGAAGGCTCTTATACCAATGTGATGGGGCTACCTACACACAAAGTTTACGAATATTTAAGTACATTAGATTAA